In Ovis aries strain OAR_USU_Benz2616 breed Rambouillet chromosome 8, ARS-UI_Ramb_v3.0, whole genome shotgun sequence, a single window of DNA contains:
- the CNR1 gene encoding cannabinoid receptor 1 yields MKSILDGLADTTFRTITTDLLYVGANDIQYEDIKSDMASKLGYFPQKFPLTSFRGSPFQEKMTAGDSPQLVPADQVNLTEFYNKSLSSYKENDENIQCGENFMDMECFMILNPSQQLAIAVLSLTLGTFTVLENLLVLCVILHSRSLRCRPSYHFIGSLAVADLLGSVIFVYSFVDFHVFHRKDSPNVFLFKLGGVTASFTASVGSLFLTAIDRYISIHRPLAYKRIVTRPKAVVAFCLMWTIAIVIAVLPLLGWNCKKLQSVCSDIFPLIDETYLMFWIGVTSVLLLFIVYAYMYILWKAHSHAVRMIQRGTQKSIIIHTSEDGKVQVTRPDQARMDIRLAKTLVLILVVLIICWGPLLAIMVYDVFGKMNKLIKTVFAFCSMLCLLNSTVNPIIYALRSKDLRHAFRSMFPSCEGTAQPLDNSMGDSDCLHKHANNAASVHRAAESCIKSTVKIAKVTMSVSTDTSAEAL; encoded by the coding sequence ATGAAGTCCATCCTCGACGGCCTGGCAGATACCACCTTCCGAACCATCACCACAGACCTCCTGTACGTGGGTGCCAATGACATTCAGTACGAAGATATCAAAAGCGACATGGCATCCAAATTAGGGTACTTCCCACAGAAATTTCCTCTGACTTCCTTCAGGGGAAGTCCCTTCCAAGAAAAGATGACTGCAGGGGACAGCCCTCAGCTGGTCCCAGCAGACCAGGTGAACCTCACCGAATTTTACAACAAGTCCCTGTCCTCCTACAAGGAGAATGACGAGAACATTCAGTGCGGGGAGAACTTTATGGACATGGAGTGCTTCATGATCCTGAACCCCAGCCAGCAGCTGGCCATCGCCGTGCTGTCCCTCACGTTGGGCACCTTCACGGTCCTGGAGAATCTGCTGGTGCTGTGCGTCATCCTCCACTCCCGCAGCCTCCGCTGCCGGCCCTCTTACCACTTCATCGGCAGCCTGGCGGTCGCCGATCTCCTGGGGAGCGTCATCTTCGTCTATAGCTTTGTCGACTTCCATGTGTTCCACCGCAAAGACAGCCCCAACGTGTTTCTGTTCAAACTGGGTGGGGTCACGGCCTCGTTCACGGCCTCGGTGGGCAGCCTGTTCCTCACGGCCATCGACAGGTACATATCGATTCACAGGCCCCTGGCCTATAAGAGGATCGTCACAAGGCCCAAGGCTGTGGTGGCGTTTTGCCTAATGTGGACCATCGCGATTGTGATCGCTGTGCTGCCCCTGCTAGGCTGGAACTGCAAGAAACTGCAATCCGTGTGCTCAGACATTTTCCCTCTCATCGACGAGACCTACCTGATGTTCTGGATCGGGGTCACCAGCGTGCTATTGCTGTTCATCGTGTATGCCTACATGTACATCCTCTGGAAGGCGCACAGCCACGCTGTCCGCATGATCCAGCGTGGTACCCAGAAGAGCATCATCATCCACACGTCCGAAGACGGCAAGGTGCAGGTGACGCGGCCCGACCAAGCCCGCATGGACATTCGGCTGGCCAAGACCCTGGTCCTGATCCTGGTGGTTTTGATCATCTGCTGGGGCCCTCTGCTCGCGATCATGGTATACGACGTCTTTGGGAAGATGAACAAGCTCATTAAGACGGTGTTTGCGTTCTGCAGCATGCTCTGCCTGCTGAATTCCACAGTGAACCCCATCATCTATGCTCTGCGGAGCAAGGACTTGAGACATGCTTTCCGGAGCATGTTCCCCTCCTGCGAAGGCACCGCACAGCCTCTTGATAACAGCATGGGGGACTCGGACTGCCTGCACAAACACGCCAACAATGCAGCCAGCGTCCACAGGGCCGCGGAGAGCTGCATCAAGAGCACGGTCAAGATCGCCAAGGTGACCATGTCTGTGTCCACGGACACGTCTGCCGAGGCTCTGTGA